Below is a genomic region from Populus trichocarpa isolate Nisqually-1 chromosome 15, P.trichocarpa_v4.1, whole genome shotgun sequence.
atccgggtcatgagactgagataacctacccaaaataaaatttaaaaggattACAAAGCTTAATTATCAACCAACACaatgtaaaatgatgaaattaaaaagaaaaaattaattaacaaaaaagacctagaaaaaattgatctaaataAACATTAGTTAATCAGTCAAACCCGCAACCTAGatcatgaaactaaaataactcaataaatattaactacaaaaattataaaatttaaatttctatcaatttaatattataaaaaaattataaaaaattaaaaataacaataaaaaaataaaaatcaaattgaactgTAGAATAAATTAAGAGCTCACTTTCCGATTTCAAAGAAAGTCCAGCTTGGAAACCGAGAATAGgatatagatattattttacCCGGCCTAAAACCCGATTTGAAATCTATCATTACCAATACGACAAACACGAGCATTATCATTTGATATGTCATCACTCATCACCGTCGTCGACCTCATCCAAGCCATTCAAAAAGGAGGTAAAGCAAATAGtcaagaaattaacaaaaagcaataggatcgtttttaccttcATAACTTTAAGATACTGTTTGGTAACGtggtataaattatattttataaaaaattaattttttttttatattttttaaattgttttgatatgttaattttaaaaataaaaaaaatattattttaatatatttcaatataaaaaatattttaaaaaataatcataacaacACTCCCAAATAAGTTGGGcgcctctttattttttttgtctttaattcTAGTTTCCAAACATGAGAATATTATAAgtgattataaatttattattaataattactcttcaagaaacaaaaattactcTCAACAGCTTATAATTTATAATGCTttacatgatataaaaaataaacaaaaaaaatattgaattatttacaaatttcacgttactttaaaataataaaattgttacTAAAAacactcttcttctttttttcttgctaaacATAAAACCCTAGCTAGCGACTAACTTGAATTCTGTCATATCATATGTGCCCAACAAGCACAACTAATTTTTCTCCTTGTATCCTCATAATAATCTTAGATATGGTGTAATTACTCTCCAGGATAAATTTTCTAATCGACAGTGTTTTTGAGAAACGTTCATATCATTGCATGAGAGGAAGTGATCCACGAAGCCAAGAGAGCAGTCATAACATGGGATAAATCTCCAGGTTCCTTAGAGCCAACATAATTTAACCTCGCGAAATCTAGATCACGTGTAAGCAATCAAATCAGTTTTCCCTCGAGCATTGATTAAACCCTTTTAGTTAGTCAAATGATCCACCAATAGAGCATTCATCAAGATTTTACTGGATATAATCATGAAAAACAGACCTGCACCATCATCTTCGCCAGCAGAgccatcaaaaacaaaatcttctgCGAAATCCTTGAGCCGCTGAAAATGAGGACTGGGTTGCCTCGCTTGCAAGCCTGCTACTCCATTTGCTTCAGTTAATTTTTGTACCAGTTAGCACATAGTGAGTAGGAAAGGACGAAAAGAGAGgttttatttattgtgattatttttctgGATTTTCTAGTATTCTCTTTTGGCTGACTGTTCTGGAAGCGGCATTGTTATGAGAATATTACTCCATCTATTTTAGTGGAACTTGGTAATCTCGAGGCAAGAATTCATGCTGCTTGTGCTGATAGCGTTGTGTGGTTAATATAAGAACGATGGTTGATGAGGCTATTGTTGATCTTTATCATGCAAATCAAGAGTTTGATAAAAAGCCTAAAAGGGTTTTAGTGATTGTGTTCtcagagagaagagaagaaataaattagattttgaatgagggttttttttaataataaattttggcTAGGTGCTGTAATAATCAATTTTATCTTGAGTGTGTATATAAATATGGCACATGCACGCGGATTCTCAGGGTCATCTCGGGGACCTTGGCATGATGGGTATCGGGCTTGGTGGCCTCCACACTCGCCATGTCTACTTGCATCAGGCAATGCTATTTTACAAGGATGATTTGgagtataataataatgattaattgattgtgtgtttttttatttaaaattatattaaaataatattttttatttttaaaaaattatttttaatattagcacattaaaatatctgaaaatactaaaaatattaatttaaaatcggTTTGATAACCTGCTACTAATTCTTCTTCTGCTTCTGGTAAATCAAAAGGTAATCTCTCACATTCTGCTAgggaagaaatgaaaaaaatgataaatcctATAAGTTGACGCCACAAATTCCATCCCCCCAAACCATAGGCGGAGGTATGGCAAAGGCTGGGGTGGGCTTTAGCCtaggtcaagattttatcaatattttttgactagttttatataaaataaatttgtaattttcaattaaattatcaaaaaattctgaaaatttacgtggagccttctaatatgatgttttaacttgggttaaaatttcagaatttttggagaaatttaaaaatttgatgaaaaatcacaatttgaccagttttaagttattggacgtaattttcaatccgaccatcagattgagctgaaattttacgagggatcttaaaatatattgaataaaatctggttaaaattttaggatgaacggaacttggtagtgctaacaaaaaaaaaaaggaccgtcaaataaaagcaaaatgactcattaagagtaaaatggttatttgctattaaaaaataaaacaaatcagctcctccttccttttatatgttgccgactgggcagaagcagaatagaaaaagaaagaaaagaaaaggcgagagagaaatagaaaaaagtaagggaaaaacataaaaaaaaatccaaggaaaataataagaaaagtgaaagaataaccttgtaaacttacaaagtccaacttataaaacactaatctagggaagaatcaagtgaagaaaggaggaaatgaaagaggaaaaaaatttaattactttgttttctagttgacatgaaattgttattttatcccggttgaggggttgttacaatatcgattcagattcgattatagatgaattatattccacaaaatatcaaagaatgtaactttaatagtgagtttatttttactttcgctttaattttatgtacttttaaatttattttttaatattttgggtagtgtatttgaattaaaactttactattaacttcaaaaattcatgtacatgagttaataatcaatcttaaaaaatatttatatatttatttaatagcccaggacaaaaaaaattcctagCTCCGCCCTTGCCCCAAACCATATTTTGATTGTGCATCAACTATATCAACTGTACTTCAACTGTTAGATAATCATAGTTGGTGATGACATCACTGTTCCATCGCTATTACAGAACCATACATGAGATTTTCACCTCATATGGCTCCTCGAAGGccataaacaaataattttttttaaaattattcaaaaacatttttaaaacatgaaaataaatggcTAATTTGTCTTGCACAACTATAATTCATCcaaatctctttttttcatatattttaattaatggcAGTATAAAAATTATTGGTGCCCtccttcttttcaaattttttttatattaatatggtTGTTCGGATCAGTTTGCACAAatctcaactaattttacgagtcctgaaattaacgactaaGATTTATAGGAATCaaactgataatttttaaaaactaaatttaaaatctgactaattaaactatatcctttaaaatttacttttttgttttcaaatttcgACTAGCATGTGCTAGTTTTGGTGACTACACAAGTACTTGCCTTTTTatagaactctttttttttattattaaatgagTGTAATGTGCATGACCGATTCATTTCTCCCCTTTCATTTTCCAAGGAATTCCTCATAGATATCTAAAATTCATAAACTTTGGGaccaactaaataaataaaccaaaatttaaGAATGAATAATGTTGTGCATAGTGCAATAGGAGTAAGTAATCCTTCTGAGGAGTGAATTGAGTGAATGGctggtttatttttgtatttgaaaaatattttcaaaatttttaaatttttaaatttaatttttttatgattttgaattatttttatttgctaatattaaaaataaaataaaataaaaaatattattttaatatatttttaaataaaaaaaacttttacaaaCAACTCCTCCAATACCAGATACCATCTTAATGCTAGTAATTCATTACAGAGTGAGTGATATGAGTTATCTTGGTCTCCTGTAATTGTATTTCCTACattattaattaacttaatctctctccctctcctagAATCATTGAAAAACGTCTGATCTTTTCTTCCACTTTTGTGACAATCTGCTGACCAGCATTGTCCGAGCATGGGAATACAGCAAGCCACTTTTTGTTGCGCCGGCTATGAACACTTTCATGTGGAGCAACCCTTTCACAGAAAACAGCATATTATGTCAATCGATGAGCTTGGAATTTCCTTGATCCCACCTGTTTCAAAGGGGCTGGCATGTGGAAAGTATAAGATTTTTCTGTGAAACTTGAATTGATTGTACTAAATGCGTCTCTTATTTCTTGAagtaaaatttttagattatggAAAGGGAGTGCGTAGAAGCTGGAGGTTTGTGAACACGTACGGTTAAACATCACCAGCAAAGAATGTGGCATATCTCATTTAAAGATCAACTTACTTCAGGGAAAACTCCAGTGGCATTACTTGATGAAGGTGCATCCAATGGGACAATATTATACGATGTGAGCTCCCCAACCGTCTTAATTCTTTGTAGCTGAAAAAATACAAGATCAAAAGGCATGTCAATCAAtacctttatttttcaaatttacaaaatatcAAACTGTCCTTTTTGAGCTTCAGTGTTTGGTGAGAAACAATAATCCCTCATCaacaattttttcctttttatttgtataaaagaTTGGCTGCTAtataaagagaagagaaggactTCTCATTcccttttttatcaaataaccATCCCCTATTCTATGGACATAATAAAATCCAAGCTCATGGAACCAGTACATTCCACCAGACTAGGTCCGATTTAGCAAACTCAAGCAATTGCAAGTCCTAGATCTGCATGAATATGAAAGGTAGAAACTGACTCTACAAGACAGCATGTGCAAGTATGTTTAAAATGCTCCGTAACTTGATGGTCCTTATAGAAAAGCAGGTAGGAGACAGGTACCTCCTCCATGATATGTCTGCCAGCCCCATGAGGATCTGCATCTTTACTGAGTGCTTCCATGACCTCTACTAAGGCCCTCAAGGTAGCAAATACCTTTTTCATCTCTAGAGATCTTAGCTCAAATCTAAATGACACAATTTTACAGATTTTGATCAGTGATGCAAATGCATATCCAAATTcactaataaaaagaagaaagaaagcttTATAGCAGTTTATCGTGCTGTATTAACTTATACAGCAGCAGTAACTTACAAAAATGTCTAATTAACCAGACATTGTAACCATAATTCATTCTTAATAAAAGCATTTACTGATTGCCCTCAAAAGTTACAAAGCAAAGGCTAAcaacaacaattcaaaaattacacAATATCCCAGTCAACGTCTAATATCCGCCCAAAGAAACAATTATATGCATGGCTGCAGGTAAAAAACTAGATGGACAATGACAAATTCAACCGATAACTGCACTGGgaaagataaataattaatgaaagatGCCACAATGCATCCTTATAAGTGGAGCAAATATATCCTAGACTTTAGCATGCCAAAAGGTTTGATACTCCagaaagaatcaattcaattgtaatttatattagGGAAGAAACGCATAGTCATACTCTCCCAGATTAACAGTAGAAAAATTTCCAGATTCCCGGAACTTTTGTTCCTCTCTTTGGATGTCATCCACTCTATGACGTCTCTTGTAGTGCTGGTAAAACTCCCACAGGTGTTCAATATCCCGATGGCGATCTATACGGGCACCGTCCCTTCTGGCAAGTTTTTGCTGCAACAAATGGTGAACTCctcaaaactcaaaatgaaatttaaaaaaaacaatagagtaAGTAAGCTTATCAAAAGTGTTACTCGCTGCATTCAAGATGACAGAAACAATAACATTCTACCCCGATCTGTAAGCACCAATCACAAGACAAAGATTAGACATACCGTAATAGCAGACATCAAACCGGTCTTGAATTGGAGAACACCACGACCATCACTGCTTGGGTCCAAATTTTGTGCCATGCTATATGCTTGCTCACACACtgaaataaaaaggtaaaacttgtataaatattttcaaggttaaaaaaaaatagttgacaaGGAAAACACACATGCATGGGGAAGGATTAGAATCTTGGAAGCCTTGGCATATGCTCCTGAAACAAATATGAATATCCAGAAGCTCAAGTTGGCTTTCAGAAAGTGTTAATATGCAATCAGGAGATATGTTCCAGTTCAGGATCTGGCATGAGTCAGATAGCAGATATAACATTGCACCTTATTACATGTTCCAAGATTGGCAGAAATCCAAGAGATTAAATCAGAGTTGAATTTGATTACagattcatattaaaatttgaagagAATCGCAGAAAAATTAAGGATCGAACTGCCGTCACATTGATATATTCTACATTGAACActtaaaaaaacctcaaaatgtAAAAGGAgttgaatatatattaatgaagt
It encodes:
- the LOC7463090 gene encoding callose synthase 10 gives rise to the protein MSRVTNNWERLVGATLKRELGQGHERTSSGIAGAVPPSLARTTIIDAILQAADEIQDEDPNVARILCEQAYSMAQNLDPSSDGRGVLQFKTGLMSAITQKLARRDGARIDRHRDIEHLWEFYQHYKRRHRVDDIQREEQKFRESGNFSTVNLGEFELRSLEMKKVFATLRALVEVMEALSKDADPHGAGRHIMEELQRIKTVGELTSYNIVPLDAPSSSNATGVFPEPL